CCGCCGCACTTCCATGCCGTCTACGGTTCCTACGAGATCACGGTAGGAATCGAGAGCGGGGTCGTGCGCGGTGAGTTTCCGACGCGAGCCCTCCGTCATGTGCTGGACTGGAGCGCACAGCACAAAGAGGAGCTCATGGAGAACTGGGAAAAGGCGCGCAAGTTCGAGGCGCTCTCGCCGGTCGAGCCGCTGGAGTGACCATGTTCCCTCGCCCGACGGAAGT
The window above is part of the Thermoanaerobaculia bacterium genome. Proteins encoded here:
- a CDS encoding DUF4160 domain-containing protein, which gives rise to MPEISRFLGIVIGMFYREHAPPHFHAVYGSYEITVGIESGVVRGEFPTRALRHVLDWSAQHKEELMENWEKARKFEALSPVEPLE